The proteins below come from a single Stomoxys calcitrans chromosome 1, idStoCalc2.1, whole genome shotgun sequence genomic window:
- the LOC131997780 gene encoding uncharacterized protein LOC131997780 has translation MLHKGTETQASSQDPARDVARPSTSATALTTIIQSTPDTRQSNITTLTLRDKQISERHPRETLLFTAVVQIESRGQLFDARAIIDSGSQSTFITDKLKNKLSLPTKRNLVHVTGLSQMVAETSNKACLFTLRSSLDPRFELEVWAPVLKALPSNLPPQNLDLAQLRDVANLDLADPKFYISQPVDLLIGMDIGPLIFDIGSPMKSVGTLLAQNTVFGWIVGGPIAQGTTGGNRVSLHNTISIEKILTRFWEVEETPKKILRSEEDMVCEQNFKTTTRRNQNGRYVVTLPFKNCEELGSSRNIALAQFYRMERKLQATPEIKEQYDKTILEYLELGHMRRLSAEEVTKTPNYYLPHHAVIKPDRLTTKLRVVFNASSPSSNKRSLNDNLFAGPILQQDLVLQILKWRFFKYVFNADVTKMYRQILLDPNQTQFQRILFRKSPKDQVEDFELLTVTFGVNCAPFLAIRTLLQLAEDVADTYPLASKIIQENLYVDDVLVGAHTIEEAIRSRKELISAFDSAGFQLMKWTANDHKVIQDLPADQLLPVNWLELSEDSSTKTLGIRWNISGDYFTFTPPSLEVRPTYTKREVLSSIAKLFDPCGWLAPVIVIAKLVMQQVWLDKIDWDDTLKAIALINWQTFVKNCGEIESVKVPRWIQFVPSCQVEVHGFCDASESAYGAALCIRVEHEDHKTETYLLAAKTRVAPIKKISLPRLELCGAVLLSKLASSIIAKLQISNFTTYYWTDSTIVLAWLKKPPCAWSTFVGNRVSEILENVGVENWLHIDSESNPADVASRGCSPSDLKGHHLWWHGPLWLKLPKDRWPTYEVFSDTSLEAKAVKVFATTTFEDPLERFSSLSRAYRVLCYVLRFWRNTSAGRSHLRISSGKITAEEIQDVKQRLLVMTQKQYFASEYHNLEQKTKLSPSSSLLSLNPFLDSKGVMRSNGRLVQSPALSYNERHPILLPYDARMTQLLVEFAHKITLHGGNQLMTRLLRSEFWIFRLKPLVKKVIHNCKTCILYKKHLQSQIMASLPPERTSLSRPFTNTGVDFAGPFNIKNYSGRACLITKGLQMEHIRACSSL, from the exons ATGCTACACAAGGGAACGGAAACCCAAGCTAGTAGCCAAGACCCAGCCAGAGATGTAGCGCGACCCAGTACTAGTGCTACCGCTCTTACGACAATTATACAGTCCACTCCTGACACAAGACAAAGTAACATCACCACCCTGACCCTTCGGGATAAGCAAATTAGTGAGCGTCATCCTAGGGAAACTTTGCTATTTACTGCCGTAGTGCAGATAGAATCTAGAGGACAACTATTCGATGCCAGAGCTATTATTGACTCTGGATCGCAGTCCACCTTTATAACAGATAAACTCAAGAACAAATTGAGTCTTCCAACTAAGCGAAACTTGGTACACGTCACGGGGCTTAGCCAGATGGTAGCCGAAACTTCGAACAAAGCTTGTCTCTTTACTTTGCGTTCAAGCTTAGACCCTCGATTTGAGTTGGAGGTTTGGGCGCCTGTCTTGAAGGCCCTTCCTTCTAATTTACCACCACAAAACTTAGACCTAGCACAACTTCGGGATGTTGCCAACCTTGATTTGGCAGATCCAAAATTCTATATTAGCCAACCGGTTGACCTTCTAATAGGAATGGACATAGGACCCCTTATTTTTGACATTGGATCTCCTATGAAATCAGTCGGCACACTTTTGGCACagaacacagtttttggatggaTCGTTGGTGGACCCATAGCACAAGGAACTACAGGGGGTAACCGAGTTTCTCTGCACAACACAATATCGATAGAGAAAATACTTACacgtttttgggaggtggaggaGACCCCCAAAAAGATTTTGAGGTCTGAAGAGGACATGGTTTGTGAACAAAACTTTAAGACAACCACTCGCCGAAACCAAAATGGAAGATACGTTGTGACCCTACCGTTTAAAAATTGCGAAGAACTAGGAAGTTCTAGAAACATCGCTTTAGCACAATTTTATCGAATGGAAAGGAAGCTGCAGGCAACGCCTGAAATAAAGGAACAATATGATAAAACTATTCTGGAATATCTGGAACTTGGACACATGAGGAGATTATCGGCCGAGGAGGTAACTAAGACTCCCAATTACTATTTGCCGCATCATGCTGTCATCAAGCCAGATCGACTCACAACGAAACTTAGAGTGGTTTTCAATGCGTCAAGTCCTTCTTCGAACAAAAGAAGCCTCAACGACAACCTGTTTGCTGGACCCATTCTTCAACAAGACCTTGTGTTACAAATTTTGAAGTGGAGATTCTTCAAATACGTATTCAATGCGGACGTAACGAAGATGTACCGGCAAATTCTCCTAGACCCTAATCAGACACAATTCCAAAGAATACTTTTTAGAAAATCTCCAAAGGACCAAGTCGAGGATTTTGAGCTCTTGACAGTCACGTTTGGAGTAAATTGCGCACCATTCCTTGCAATCCGAACACTTCTTCAACTTGCGGAAGACGTGGCGGACACATACCCCTTAGCATCAAAGATCATTCAAGAGAATCTGTATGTTGATGATGTTCTGGTCGGGGCTCACACAATTGAAGAAGCCATCCGATCTCGTAAAGAGTTAATCTCAGCCTTTGACTCGGCTGGATTTCAACTCATGAAATGGACAGCAAATGATCACAAAGTCATTCAAGACTTACCTGCCGATCAATTGCTGCCAGTAAATTGGCTTGAGCTCTCGGAGGACTCTTCAACCAAAACCCTTGGTATTCGGTGGAATATTTCTGGGGATTATTTCACATTCACACCACCATCATTAGAAGTCAGACCAACGTACACAAAAAGAGAGGTCTTATCATCCATTGCCAAATTGTTTGACCCTTGTGGTTGGTTGGCCCCAGTTATTGTAATCGCCAAGCTAGTCATGCAGCAAGTATGGCTTGACAAAATAGACTGGGATGACACGCTCAAAGCAATAGCATTAATAAACTGGCAAACCTTTGTAAAAAACTGTGGGGAAATTGAATCAGTAAAAGTTCCAAGATGGATTCAGTTTGTGCCTTCGTGTCAAGTTGAAGTTCACGGGTTTTGTGATGCGTCTGAGAGTGCGTACGGAGCAGCTCTTTGCATAAGAGTGGAACATGAAGACCACAAGACagaaacatatttgctcgctgcTAAGACTCgtgtagcccccataaagaaaaTCTCGCTACCAAGGCTTGAGTTATGCGGGgctgttttattatcaaagctTGCGTCGTCAATTATAGCTAAGCTTCAAATTTCTAACTTCACAACTTACTACTGGACTGACTCAACAATTGTTCTAGCATGGCTCAAGAAACCACCTTGTGCTTGGAGCACATTTGTGGGAAATCGCGTCTCGGAGATATTGGAAAACGTCGGGGTTGAAAATTGGCTGCATATTGACTCCGAAAGTAACCCTGCGGATGTTGCCAGTCGAGGGTGCTCACCATCTGACTTGAAAGGTCATCATTTGTGGTGGCACGGACCCCTATGGTTAAAACTTCCGAAAGACAGGTGGCCAACGTACGAAGTTTTTAGTGACACGAGTTTAGAAGCGAAAGCAGTTAAAGTTTTTGCTACTACAACCTTTGAAGACCCTCTCGAAAGATTCTCTTCTTTGTCTCGAGCATATCGAGTTTTGTGTTATGTTTTAAGATTTTGGCGAAACACTAGCGCAGGTCGATCGCATCTTAGAATCTCGTCTGGGAAGATTACCGCTGAAGAAATACAAGACGTAAAGCAACGACTCTTAGTTATGACTCAGAAACAGTACTTTGCTTCCGAATACCACAATTTAGAACAGAAAACTAAATTGTCGCCCAGCAGTAGCCTTTTGTCATTGAACCCATTTTTAGACTCGAAAGGGGTTATGCGGTCCAATGGGCGTCTAGTCCAATCACCGGCACTGTCATACAATGAAAGGCATCCCATTCTCTTGCCATATGATGCAAGAATGACTCAACTTCTTGTCGAGTTTGCACACAAAATAACACTTCATGGAGGCAACCAGCTCATGACACGATTATTGCGATCAGAATTTTGGATATTTCGGTTAAAACCCCTTGTTAAGAAAGTTATACACAACTGCAAGACctgtattttgtataaaaagcaCTTGCAATCACAAATAATGGCGTCCCTTCCACCTGAGCGCACTTCACTCTCGAGACCCTTTACCAATACCGGGGTTGACTTTGCAGGACCCTTTAATATTAAAAACTATTCAGGTCGTGCTTGTCTGATTACCAAAGG GTTACAGATGGAGCACATTCGAGCTTGTTCTTCTCTGTAA